From the Penaeus vannamei isolate JL-2024 unplaced genomic scaffold, ASM4276789v1 unanchor261, whole genome shotgun sequence genome, the window agagagagagagagagagagagagagagagagagagagagagagagagagagagagagagagagagaaagacataaaaaaaagaaacgaatagaaagagagagagagagagagagagagagggagagagagagagagagagagagagagagagagagagagagagagagagagagagagagagagagagagagagggagggaaagagaaagagaaagaagaaaagaaagtgagaagagagaaagacagaaacgaattgaaacaaaacaaacataaaagaaaatataaacaaagaaacgaatagagagagagagagaggagagagagagagagagagagagagagagagagagagagagagagagagagagagagagagggagagagagagagagagaaagagatagcgagagagatagtgagcgagcgagcgagagagatagcgagagagagaaagaaagaaagacagagagagagaaagaaagaaagaaagagaaagagagagagagaaagagagagagaagaagaagaaatccagGTCGCACACAACGTCTTATAAAGCAACCTCGTTCTCAAGACGCCAAGAAGGAAGCAGGATCTCGTAAGGTAGAAAGAAAAAGCTTGAGATGACGCAAGACGGTGCTGCGAGACGGCAAGTTGTCAACTGTTTAGAAGTAGCTGCGAACGGAGAGATGGGCGTGGGATGGGCGTTCTCGGAGGTCCATTCTAGACTCGGGTGGTGGGCGTGATGTGGGCGTTCTCGGAGATCCATTCTTGACTCGGGTGGTGGGCGTGATGTGGGCGTTCTCGGAAGTCCATGGCAGTCTCGGGTGGTGGGCGTGAGATGGGCGGTCTCGGAGGTCCATGGCAGACTCGGGTGGTGGGCGTGAGATGGGCGGTCTCGGAGGTCCATGGCAGACTCGGGTGGTGGGCGTGAGATGGGCGGGTCTCGGAGGTCCATGGCAGTCTCGGGTGGTGGGCGTGAGATGGGCGGTCTCGGAGGTCCATGGCAGACTCGGGTGGTGGGCGTGAGATGGGCGGTCTCGGAGGTCCATGGCAGACTCGGGTGGTGGGCGTGAGATGGGCGGTCTCGGAGGTCCATGGCAGACTCGGGTGGTGGGCGTGAGATGGGCGGTCTCGGAGGTCCATGGCAGTCTCGGGTGGTGGTGGGCGTGTGAGATGGGCGCAGTCTCGGAGGTCCATGGCAGTCTCGGGTGGTGGGCGTGGGATGGGCGTTCTCGGAGGTCCATGGCAGACTCGGGTGGTGGGCGTGAGATGGGCGGTCTCGGAGGTCCATGGCAGACTCGGGTGGTGGGCGTGAGATGGGCGGTCTCGGAGGTCCATGGCAGTCTCGGGTGGTGGGCGTGGGATGGGCGTTCTCGGAGGTCCATGGCAGACTCGGGTGGTGGGCGTGAGATGGGCGGTCTCGGAGATCCATGGCAGTCTCGGGTGGTGGGCGTGGGATGGGCGGTCTCGGAGATCCGTGGCAGTCTCGGGTGGTGGGCGTGAGATGGGCGGTCTCGGAGGTCCATGGCAGACTCGGGTGGTGGGCGTGAGATGGGCGTTCTCGGAGGTCCATTCTAGACTCGGGTGGTGGGCGTGATGTGGGCGTTCTCGGAGATCCATGGCAGACTCGGGTGGTGGGCGTGGGATGGGCGTTCTCGGAGATCCATTCTAGACTCGGGTGGTGGGCGTGGGATGGGCGGTCTCGGAGGTCCG encodes:
- the LOC113800552 gene encoding uncharacterized protein, which encodes MDLRDRPHHAHHPRLPWTSETAHITPTTRVCHGSPRTPTSRPPPESAMDLRDRPSHAHHPSLPWISETAHPTPTTRDCHGSSRPPTSRPPPETATDLRDRPSHAHHPSLEWISENAHPTPTTRVCHGSPRTPTSRPPPESRMDLRERPSHAHHPSLPWTSETAHLTPTTRDCHGSPRPPIPRPPPETAMDLRDRPSHAHHPSLPWTSENAHPTPTTRDCHGPPRPPISRPPPESAMDLRDRPSHAHHPSLPWTSENAHPTPTTRDCHGPPRLRPSHTPTTTRDCHGPPRPPISRPPPESAMDLRDRPSHAHHPSLPWTSETAHLTPTTRVCHGPPRPPISRPPPETAMDLRDPPISRPPPESAMDLRDRPSHAHHPSLPWTSETAHLTPTTRDCHGLPRTPTSRPPPESRMDLRERPHHAHHPSLEWTSENAHPTPISPFAATSKQLTTCRLAAPSCVISSFFFLPYEILLPSWRLENEVAL